The DNA region GACATGGTCCTCGAGTCCAACCGCGACCTCGTGCTGCGGAGGCTGGTGGAGTGCCTGAGCCGCGACCGCACCAAGCACCAGGTCGCCGAGGTCACCTCGCTCGGCCTCGTGCAGATGACGCGGAAGAAGCTGGGGCTGGGGCTCCTGGAGACCTTCAGCGAGCCGTGCGAGGTGTGCGCGGGGCGCGGCATCATCGTGCACCACGACCCGGTCGTCAAGCACCGTGGCGGGCCGTCGGGCGGCCAGGGGCGCAGGTCGCGCGGGTCGTCGTCCTCTCAGGCCTCGTCGGGCCACGGGGCCGCGGCGCCCGCGAGCACGACGCACAGCATCACGGAGGGCGCGAAGTCGGCCCTCGCCGCCATCGCCGCCTCGACGATCGCCCCCGCACCGTCTCAGGAGGAGGCGCCCCCTGCGCCCACCGAGGCGCCCCTCGTCCCCGAGCGACCCAAGAAGAGCCGCAGGAAGCGCGCGAACGAGCACAAGGCCCCGAAGACCGAGGCGGAGCAGCTGCTGGACTCCGTGCTGAACTCCCTGCCCGAGCCGAAGGCCCCCGGGCAGGGACGCAACCGGCGACGGGTGAGCACGGCGATGCTCACGGCATCGGCGCCGGCGGTTCCGGAGTCAGTGCCGGTCCCTGGCACGGACCCGCAGCCCTGACGCGATCAGCCGTCTGGTCAGCTCCTTGCCGCTCACATGCCCGGCGCCGGCGGCGATGAGCCTCGGCACGGCGTCGGCCGGGACGTCGTAGTGGTCCTGGTCGAAGGCGCGCCGGGGGATGCCCTGCATCCGGGCGAAGTCGTGCAGCTCCGCCAGGTCCGAATCACTGACCAGGTGCGCCCAGAGCCGACCGTGTGCGGGCCAGACGGGGTCGTCGACGAGGACAGTCATGTCGCCGATCCTATTGCCGCGGACGCGCCGTCCGGCTCGCTTTGCGGCGATGCCCGGCATCCGGTAAAGTTGTCCTTTGGTGCGAGACCCCTGTCGGCTTTTCCGGTTGCAGGAGAACGTCTTGCGTCTGCACCCTTCGCGGAGGCGTCGTACGCAAGCAGCAGTCTTCCCGTGAGATTCCCGGAGCGATCCGCTCCCCAACGAAACAGGTATGAAGTGGTTTACGCAGTAGTGCGCGCCGGTGGGCGACAGGAGAAGGTCGAGGTCGGCACGATCGTTCAGCTCGACCGTGTTCAGGCTGCCCAGGGCGAGAAGATCGAGCTTCCCGCCGTGCTCCTCGTCGACGGCGCCACGGTGACCACCGACGCGGACAAGCTGGCGAAGGTCAAGGTCACCGCCGAGGTCCTCGGCGATCTCCGCGGCCCGAAGATCGTCATCCAGAAGTACAAGAACAAGACCGGCTACAAGAAGCGCCAGGGCCACCGTCAGGAGCTCACGCGCGTCAAGATCACCGGCATCAAGTAAGCACGGAAGGCTCAGGACATGGCACACAAGAAGGGCGCGAGCTCGACCCGCAACGGTCGTGACTCCAATGCGCAGCGACTCGGCGTGAAGCGCTTCGGCGGCCAGACCGTCAACGCCGGCGAGATCATCGTCCGCCAGCGTGGAACGCACTTCCACCCCGGCACGGGAGTCGGCCGCGGAGGCGACGACACGCTGTTCGCCCTCGAGGCGGGTGCCGTCGAGTTCGGCACGAAGAGCGGCCGCAAGGTCGTCAACATCGTCGCTGCCGCGCAGTAAGCGCAGCGGATCATCTCGGACGGGGCGGGCTTCGGCTCGCCCCGTCCTGCGTATCAGCACACCCCATCGACCCGGTCCACACCCTGAGGAGCACGACATGGTCACGTTCGTCGACACCGTCACTCTGCACCTGCGCGCAGGACGGGGCGGGAACGGCTGCGTCTCCGTGCGGCGCGAGAAGTTCAAGCCCCTCGGCGGCCCGGACGGCGGCAACGGCGGTGACGGCGGTGACATCGTGCTCGTCGGAGACCCGCAGGTGACGACGCTGCTGTCGTACCACCACTCCCCGCACCGCAGCAGCGGGAACGGCGGCTTCGGCATGGGCGACCACCGTTCCGGGTACGACGGCGAGACGCTCGAGCTCCCCGTACCGCTGGGAACGGTCGTGAAGTCGGCCGACGGCGAGGTCCTGCACGACATGGTCACCCCGGGCGAGCGCTTCGTCGTCGCCGAGGGCGGTCGCGGGGGGCTGGGCAACGCCGCGCTCGCCTCCCCGAAGCGCAAGGCGCCGGGCTTCGCCCTGCTCGGGACGCCCGGGCATGAGGGGACCGTGCTCCTGGAGCTGAAGACCGTCGCCGATGTGGCGCTGGTCGGCTATCCGTCCGCCGGGAAGTCGAGTCTCATCGCGGCACTGTCCGCCGCGCGTCCGAAGATCGCGGACTACCCGTTCACGACGCTGCATCCGAACCTGGGCGTCGTTCAGGCGGGGGACAGCAGATACACCGTCGCCGATGTCCCCGGCCTCATCGAGGGTGCCAGCGAGGGCCGTGGGCTGGGGCTTGAGTTCCTGCGCCACGTCGAGAGGTGCAGCGCACTGCTGCACGTGCTGGACTGCGCGACCCTGGAGCCGGGTCGGGATCCGCTGTCGGATCTGGACGTGATCCTCGCCGAGCTCGCGGCGTACGAGGTGCCCGAGGGGCAGATCCCGCTGCTGGAGCGTCCGCAGCTGGTCGCGTTGAACAAGATCGACGTGCCGGAGGCCCGCGACCTGGCCGAGCTCGTGCGTCCGGACATCGAGGCGCGCGGGTTCCGCGTCTTCGAGATCTCCACGGCATCCCGGGAGGGGTTGCGACCCCTGAGCTTCGCTCTGGCGGAGCTCGTCGACGAGCACCGTGCGACGACGGCCGTCGAGGTGGAGCCGGAGCGCGTCGTCATCCGCCCGAAGGGCGCGGCGCGCCGGGAGGACTTCACCATCCGCGTCGAGGGCGGCACCTACGGCGACGTGTATCGGGTGCTCGGCGACAAGCCGGTGCGCTGGGTGCAGCAGACCGACTTCCAGAACGAGGAGGCCGTGGGCTACCTGGGCGACCGCCTGGAGCGGCTGGGTGTGGAGGACGCACTGCTGAAGGCCGGCGCGGCCGCTGGGTCGACGGTCATCATCGGCGACGGCGACGGCAGCGTCGTCTTCGACTGGGAGCCGTCGATCACCTCCACCGCGGAGCTGATGGGCTCGCCCCGGGGCACCGACAACCGCATCGGCGGCAGCAGTCGTCGTACGACGGGAGAGCGAAGAGAGAGGTATCACGCACGGATGGACGCCAAGGCGGCTGCACGGGCCGAGTTGGAAGCACAGCGGTCGGCATCCCGCGAGGATGAGGAGTGAACGCCCGCAGCCGGGCGGATCTCGCCGCAGCCGAGCGCATCGTCGTGAAGGTCGGATCGTCGTCGATCAGCGGTGAGGCGTCCTGGCGCATCCCGATGATCGTCCAGGCGCTCTCCACCGCGCATCGCCGCGGGACCGAGGTGATCCTCGTGTCCTCCGGCGCGATCGCCACGGGCATCCCCGTCCTCGACCTCGACTCGCGTCCGACGGATCTGGCCACGCAGCAGGCGGCGGCCGCCGTGGGGCAGAACCTCCTGGTGTTCCGCTACCAGGAGGCGCTGCGCCCGTTCCGCATCATCGCGGGGCAGGTGCTGCTCACGACGGGAGACCTGGAGAATCCGACCGGGCGCAGCAACGCACGCCGTGCGATGGATCGGATGCTCGCGCTCGGGGTGCTCCCCATCGTGAACGAGAACGACACGGTCGCGACCCAGGAGATCCGCTTCGGGGACAACGACCGACTCGCGGCGCTGGTGGCGCAGCTCGTCCATGCCGACGCGCTCGTGCTGCTCAGCGATGTCGACTCGCTGTACACGAAACCACCGACCGACCCGACTGCGGAGCCCATCGACCTCGTTCGGACCGACGCCGACCTGGCGGGTCTCGAGTTCGGCGCCGCCGTCGTGAACAGCGTGGGCACGGGTGGGGCGGCGACCAAGGTCTCCGCTGCACGCATGGCCGCAGCGTCGGGCATCGGTGTGCTGGTCACGAGCGCGGACCTGGTCGGAAGAGCACTCGAGGGGGCGTCGATCGGCACCTGGTTCGAGCCCGCCGTCACGGACTGAGCCGTTCGGGGACGGAGCCGGGGACGCATCCTCACGAGTCATACGCGGCCGGGCGTGACCCCG from Microbacterium soli includes:
- a CDS encoding DUF4031 domain-containing protein, with translation MTVLVDDPVWPAHGRLWAHLVSDSDLAELHDFARMQGIPRRAFDQDHYDVPADAVPRLIAAGAGHVSGKELTRRLIASGLRVRARDRH
- the rplU gene encoding 50S ribosomal protein L21; this translates as MVYAVVRAGGRQEKVEVGTIVQLDRVQAAQGEKIELPAVLLVDGATVTTDADKLAKVKVTAEVLGDLRGPKIVIQKYKNKTGYKKRQGHRQELTRVKITGIK
- the rpmA gene encoding 50S ribosomal protein L27, whose protein sequence is MAHKKGASSTRNGRDSNAQRLGVKRFGGQTVNAGEIIVRQRGTHFHPGTGVGRGGDDTLFALEAGAVEFGTKSGRKVVNIVAAAQ
- the obgE gene encoding GTPase ObgE, with the protein product MVTFVDTVTLHLRAGRGGNGCVSVRREKFKPLGGPDGGNGGDGGDIVLVGDPQVTTLLSYHHSPHRSSGNGGFGMGDHRSGYDGETLELPVPLGTVVKSADGEVLHDMVTPGERFVVAEGGRGGLGNAALASPKRKAPGFALLGTPGHEGTVLLELKTVADVALVGYPSAGKSSLIAALSAARPKIADYPFTTLHPNLGVVQAGDSRYTVADVPGLIEGASEGRGLGLEFLRHVERCSALLHVLDCATLEPGRDPLSDLDVILAELAAYEVPEGQIPLLERPQLVALNKIDVPEARDLAELVRPDIEARGFRVFEISTASREGLRPLSFALAELVDEHRATTAVEVEPERVVIRPKGAARREDFTIRVEGGTYGDVYRVLGDKPVRWVQQTDFQNEEAVGYLGDRLERLGVEDALLKAGAAAGSTVIIGDGDGSVVFDWEPSITSTAELMGSPRGTDNRIGGSSRRTTGERRERYHARMDAKAAARAELEAQRSASREDEE
- the proB gene encoding glutamate 5-kinase, which translates into the protein MNARSRADLAAAERIVVKVGSSSISGEASWRIPMIVQALSTAHRRGTEVILVSSGAIATGIPVLDLDSRPTDLATQQAAAAVGQNLLVFRYQEALRPFRIIAGQVLLTTGDLENPTGRSNARRAMDRMLALGVLPIVNENDTVATQEIRFGDNDRLAALVAQLVHADALVLLSDVDSLYTKPPTDPTAEPIDLVRTDADLAGLEFGAAVVNSVGTGGAATKVSAARMAAASGIGVLVTSADLVGRALEGASIGTWFEPAVTD